In the genome of Myroides phaeus, one region contains:
- the sprA gene encoding cell surface protein SprA, protein MKGIIPNIKSYLFLVFLLLCGLQRSYGQELPEEVVDSLQTKYDVGKIVIPDPQMIKEGYTYDPYTDMYYFTKTFDGFNVNYPLILTRKEFEEMILRAEMRKYFQQRFNAMHGRLDDDDEALRDMLPRYYVNSKLFAGIFGSNTIDVKPSGSVEFDMGVRFSKQDNPILSPRNRKNMTFDFDQRISMGLQGMVGTRLGVNINYDTQATFDFQNMMKLAFEPDEDDIVRSVEVGNVSMPISGSLIRGAQNLFGVKTQLQFGRTTITGVFSEQKSETTSMRAEGGGTLEDFELYALDYDEDKHFFLSQYFRNNYDEALKNYPYVRSRVRITRVEVWITNRYNSVNQNNNNSRNIVALQDLGEGRNKVGKNDTDVIGIGNPENGFFVNLQNNAFPNNANNQFDPGKIGSNYLTPAIRTSTSGSSAFTISVQEGKDFVRLESARKLNPSEFTFHPQLGYISLQQRLSNDEVLAVAYQYSIGDQVYQVGEFGTDSGMTTATEGNLKPGDPNYFPGNEDVPRSQALILKMLKSNLTLVGQPVWKLMMKNIYQIPNAMYLSQDKFRFNILYTDPSPLNYISSVTDQPLPEGVERTPLLKVFHLDQLNNTNDPQAGGDGFFDFVPNKGMQEVFDPNNPGGSTNNSNYGNGGYGNNNNYGNNNNYGNNGYGNNNNQYSGNVFEGITIDPTNGRLIFTTVEPFGEHLFKQLEDNVANTDYDNSETYNKNQKKYVFREMYRTSKTDAERRQSEKNKFQLKGKYSSQMGEGIPIGAMNVAPGSVVVQAAGRVLVEGVDYTVDYSRGRVMILDQGLLASNTPIDVSVENNTMFGQQTKRFFGLNVEHKFNKDFIVGGTFLRLSERPFTHKSNYGEEAVNNTIWGFNAQYSTEVPFLTRLVNKLPNIDTDVESRVSFRGEFAYLQPGTSKLDQMNGEATSYIDDFEATQSTIDIKAPSAWKLSSTPIGFHRFTDFTNADKVAPTAYSLEDGYRRSKLSWYMIDPVFFVGSKPDGVTEYDLSSIRTRRIYSEELFPNKDIAYGESRVINTLDLTYYPEERGPYNFYSGYTKNAKSPTPKNNWGGVMRGLSTTNFEQANIEFVEFWVMDPYVGRSGAVATTNTGQLRLNLGFISEDILRDGYKQYENGLPDTGANLVHTIETIWGKVPAAPSLIYAFDTSAENRKLQDVGLDGLSDEEERIKFAEFASFADPAADNFIHYLDASGGILQRYRDYNGLEGNSPSSGGRGGNNQPDAEDVDGDNTMNTIDAYYEYTVDVKPNLQPGEGYVTDVRTTIVPLPDGQETEVRWLQFKIPVDSKDKKEIGAISDMRSIRFMRMYLTDFEKDVTLRFGTLNLVRSDWKKFDRSLIEETNVSGGKNTKIDVASVNLTDNYDKKPIPYVSPPGVRREQVYMNNTLINQNEQSLLLKVENLTHRDARGVYKNFNVDMRQYKKLRMFIHAESLKESAKLGDYDMAAFIRIGSDLVDNFYEIEIPLKVTNGGEADPEAIWPKENELEVEIDLLAKLKLLKMAESGKPGYDASKTFYVDESELNGSVIDKPNKLKLGIKGNPNFGKVRVMMLGVRNVMNGAVGVVTGKEFSGEFWFDELRMSDMDNKGGWAATATIDANLADFATVSMTGMKSTIGFGGLEQGPQQRSREDRKSYSVVTNVNLGQLLPKTWGVNLPFNYAISEEFITPEYDPNNPDLKLSYIKSGAKSSAEAEEAEKRAIDYTKRKSINFIGISKEKNPEKKRHIYDIENLTLSHSYNEVKHHDFEIESMLEQQARTSLDYTYSFETKSIEPFKKVSFLSGNYWQLIRDFNFNFMPSNISFTSNVMRQYNRQEFRLLDVEGIGLDPLYRRNYFFNYNFGFNFDLTKSLRLTYIGGSNNIVRNYYDVTTGQIDNDNRIWDDYFNIGEPNQFSQQFTLNYELPLNKIPFLSFIRSNYAYTGNFNWQRASDAYSNIQLDDSDVFYSIGNTIQNSRTQRLNTTLGMETLYRYLGLVKSGQRKKATPSKAKKAAIVPGQKVVQAKDNTKKNVNDEPGIGTAITDALIGIVTSVKNIQINYSENSGTMLPGFMPSVGFFGTSKPSLGYVFGSQADIRYEAAKNGYLTEFPEMNQPYTTISNKTLNLTASVSLLPDLTIDLFAERMKSDNYSEQFIVEDGVYHGQAPYSYGNFSISTIMMGTSFSKSDLMQSPTFDRMLENRLTVANRLAAERDPNATAVDQDGFPIGYGKGSQAVLLPAFLAAYTGGNADKVSTSLFRDMPLPNWNIKYTGFMKMKWFKDNFRRFSVHHGYRASYTLGSYSFNHEYYKDPNALNQYGNYPSKNVVNSATLYEQFNPLVRFDLETKSAVKVLLEMRKDRMLSLSFDNNLLTETRGNDFVLGLGYRVKDVGFNSMYANNGAGGRISSDINIKADLTLTKRETIVRYLDYNNSQMGGGQNMWSLRVAADYMLSKNLTAIFFYDHSFSKAVISTMYPITNIRAGFTMRYNFGN, encoded by the coding sequence TTGAAGGGGATAATTCCTAATATTAAATCGTACCTGTTTTTGGTATTCTTACTACTATGTGGTTTGCAGCGTAGTTATGGACAAGAATTACCTGAAGAGGTTGTAGATTCACTACAAACAAAATACGATGTTGGTAAAATTGTAATTCCTGATCCTCAGATGATCAAGGAAGGCTATACCTATGATCCTTATACGGACATGTATTATTTTACTAAGACATTTGATGGGTTTAATGTGAATTATCCACTGATATTAACGCGTAAAGAATTTGAAGAGATGATACTACGCGCTGAAATGCGTAAGTATTTTCAGCAGCGTTTTAATGCGATGCATGGTCGTCTTGACGATGATGATGAAGCTTTACGTGATATGTTACCTCGTTATTATGTGAACTCTAAGTTGTTTGCTGGAATTTTTGGTTCAAATACTATTGATGTTAAACCTTCCGGTTCTGTAGAATTTGACATGGGGGTTCGTTTTAGCAAGCAAGATAATCCAATACTATCACCGCGTAACCGCAAGAATATGACGTTTGATTTTGATCAAAGGATTAGTATGGGGTTACAAGGAATGGTAGGTACTCGTTTAGGAGTAAATATTAATTACGATACACAGGCTACTTTTGATTTTCAAAACATGATGAAGTTGGCATTTGAGCCTGATGAAGATGATATTGTTAGATCAGTAGAAGTTGGTAACGTTAGTATGCCAATTAGTGGGTCATTGATACGTGGTGCGCAAAATTTATTTGGTGTTAAGACACAACTTCAGTTTGGTAGAACAACAATTACAGGGGTATTCTCAGAACAAAAATCAGAAACTACTTCTATGCGTGCAGAAGGAGGAGGAACGCTAGAAGATTTTGAGTTATACGCATTAGATTACGATGAGGATAAGCACTTTTTCTTATCACAATACTTCCGAAATAATTACGACGAAGCTTTAAAAAATTATCCTTACGTTAGAAGTAGGGTAAGAATTACACGTGTAGAAGTTTGGATTACCAATCGCTACAATAGTGTAAATCAAAACAATAATAATTCTCGAAATATTGTAGCCTTACAAGATTTAGGGGAGGGGCGTAATAAAGTTGGGAAAAATGACACAGATGTTATTGGTATAGGTAATCCTGAAAATGGGTTCTTTGTTAATTTACAAAATAACGCTTTTCCGAATAACGCAAATAACCAGTTTGATCCGGGTAAAATAGGAAGTAACTATTTAACACCAGCTATACGCACAAGTACTTCAGGAAGTTCTGCCTTTACTATTTCAGTTCAAGAAGGAAAAGACTTTGTACGCTTAGAGAGTGCAAGAAAGTTAAATCCAAGTGAGTTTACTTTTCATCCCCAATTAGGATATATTTCTTTACAACAGCGTTTATCTAATGATGAAGTATTAGCTGTTGCTTACCAATATTCTATTGGAGATCAAGTATATCAAGTAGGGGAGTTTGGTACAGACTCAGGAATGACTACAGCAACGGAAGGTAATTTAAAGCCAGGAGATCCTAATTATTTTCCTGGAAATGAAGATGTTCCAAGATCACAAGCATTAATTCTAAAAATGCTTAAAAGTAATTTGACTTTAGTAGGACAACCTGTTTGGAAATTGATGATGAAAAATATTTATCAGATTCCAAATGCGATGTATTTATCTCAAGATAAGTTCCGTTTTAATATTTTATATACAGACCCGAGTCCATTAAACTACATTTCTTCAGTAACAGATCAACCGTTACCAGAAGGAGTTGAGCGTACTCCTCTTTTAAAAGTTTTTCATTTAGATCAATTAAATAATACAAACGACCCTCAAGCAGGAGGAGATGGTTTCTTTGACTTTGTACCCAATAAAGGAATGCAAGAAGTTTTTGATCCAAATAACCCAGGGGGTAGTACCAATAATAGTAATTATGGAAATGGAGGTTATGGAAATAACAACAACTATGGAAATAATAATAATTATGGCAATAACGGGTATGGGAATAATAACAATCAGTATAGTGGTAATGTATTTGAGGGGATAACGATTGACCCAACTAATGGGCGATTGATATTTACAACAGTAGAACCATTTGGAGAGCATTTATTTAAGCAGCTTGAAGATAATGTTGCCAATACTGATTACGATAATTCTGAGACTTACAATAAAAACCAGAAAAAGTATGTTTTTAGAGAGATGTACCGTACAAGTAAGACAGATGCGGAAAGACGTCAAAGTGAAAAGAATAAATTCCAATTAAAAGGAAAGTATTCAAGCCAAATGGGAGAGGGAATCCCAATTGGAGCGATGAATGTTGCACCGGGATCTGTAGTTGTGCAAGCAGCTGGACGCGTACTTGTAGAAGGCGTTGATTATACAGTTGATTACAGTAGAGGGCGTGTTATGATCTTAGACCAAGGATTATTAGCGTCAAATACGCCTATTGATGTTTCTGTAGAAAACAATACGATGTTTGGACAGCAAACCAAGCGTTTCTTTGGGTTAAATGTTGAGCATAAATTTAATAAAGACTTTATTGTAGGAGGTACGTTTTTACGTTTATCTGAAAGGCCTTTTACACATAAGTCAAATTATGGTGAAGAAGCAGTAAACAATACTATATGGGGCTTTAATGCACAATATTCGACAGAAGTGCCCTTTTTAACAAGGTTAGTAAACAAGTTGCCGAATATTGATACAGATGTAGAATCACGCGTATCTTTTAGAGGAGAGTTTGCTTATTTACAGCCTGGAACTTCAAAGCTTGATCAGATGAATGGTGAAGCTACATCTTACATAGATGATTTTGAAGCTACACAGTCAACGATTGATATAAAAGCACCAAGTGCTTGGAAGTTATCAAGTACACCTATTGGTTTCCATAGATTTACAGATTTCACCAATGCAGATAAGGTTGCACCTACAGCTTATTCTTTAGAAGACGGTTACAGACGTTCAAAGCTGTCTTGGTATATGATTGATCCAGTATTTTTTGTGGGCTCAAAACCAGATGGTGTGACTGAATATGATTTGTCTTCTATTCGTACAAGAAGAATTTATAGTGAAGAGTTATTTCCAAATAAAGATATTGCCTACGGAGAAAGTAGAGTTATTAATACCTTAGACTTGACGTATTATCCAGAAGAAAGAGGACCTTACAATTTTTATAGTGGATATACGAAAAATGCAAAATCTCCAACCCCTAAAAACAACTGGGGTGGTGTTATGCGTGGCTTAAGTACAACAAACTTTGAACAAGCAAATATTGAATTTGTTGAGTTTTGGGTAATGGATCCATATGTTGGTAGGTCTGGAGCTGTAGCAACTACAAATACAGGGCAACTGCGTTTAAACTTAGGATTTATCTCTGAAGATATTTTAAGAGATGGTTATAAACAATATGAAAATGGATTGCCTGATACAGGAGCTAACTTAGTACATACTATAGAAACTATTTGGGGAAAAGTTCCAGCTGCACCTTCATTAATCTATGCTTTTGATACAAGTGCTGAAAATAGAAAACTTCAAGATGTAGGATTAGATGGTCTTAGTGATGAAGAAGAGAGGATAAAATTTGCTGAGTTTGCAAGTTTTGCAGATCCAGCTGCCGATAATTTTATCCACTATTTAGATGCTTCAGGAGGAATCTTACAGCGTTATAGAGATTATAATGGATTAGAAGGAAATAGCCCATCTTCAGGTGGAAGAGGAGGAAATAATCAACCAGATGCAGAAGATGTTGACGGAGATAATACGATGAATACAATTGATGCGTATTATGAATATACTGTTGATGTAAAACCAAACTTACAACCAGGAGAAGGGTATGTTACAGATGTTAGGACTACGATTGTTCCTTTGCCTGATGGACAAGAAACAGAAGTAAGATGGCTACAGTTTAAAATACCAGTAGATTCAAAAGATAAAAAAGAAATTGGAGCAATAAGCGATATGCGTTCAATACGTTTTATGCGTATGTATTTAACTGATTTTGAAAAAGATGTAACATTGCGTTTTGGAACATTAAACTTAGTTCGTTCAGATTGGAAAAAGTTTGATAGAAGTTTAATTGAAGAAACTAATGTAAGCGGGGGTAAAAACACAAAAATTGATGTTGCATCAGTTAATTTGACAGATAACTACGATAAAAAACCTATTCCTTATGTGTCCCCTCCAGGTGTTCGCAGAGAGCAGGTGTATATGAATAACACATTAATAAATCAGAATGAACAATCGTTACTATTAAAAGTTGAAAACTTAACGCATAGAGACGCAAGAGGGGTATATAAAAACTTTAATGTTGATATGCGTCAATATAAAAAACTGCGTATGTTCATACACGCAGAGTCTTTAAAAGAATCAGCTAAATTAGGAGATTATGATATGGCTGCATTCATCCGTATTGGTAGTGATTTGGTGGATAACTTCTATGAGATTGAAATACCATTAAAAGTTACTAATGGTGGAGAGGCAGATCCTGAGGCAATTTGGCCAAAAGAAAATGAATTAGAAGTTGAAATCGACTTATTAGCGAAATTAAAGTTGTTGAAGATGGCAGAATCAGGTAAACCTGGTTATGACGCGTCAAAGACTTTTTATGTAGATGAGTCGGAGTTAAACGGATCAGTCATAGACAAACCTAATAAACTTAAGTTAGGAATTAAAGGTAATCCAAACTTTGGAAAAGTTAGAGTGATGATGCTTGGTGTTAGAAATGTGATGAATGGCGCAGTTGGTGTTGTAACAGGTAAAGAGTTTTCAGGAGAGTTTTGGTTTGACGAGTTGCGTATGTCCGATATGGATAACAAAGGAGGGTGGGCTGCAACAGCTACTATTGATGCTAATTTAGCTGACTTTGCAACTGTATCGATGACAGGTATGAAATCTACAATTGGTTTTGGAGGATTAGAACAAGGACCACAACAAAGAAGTCGAGAAGATAGAAAGTCATATAGCGTTGTAACTAATGTTAATTTAGGACAATTGCTACCTAAAACGTGGGGAGTAAACTTGCCATTTAATTATGCTATCAGTGAAGAGTTTATTACCCCTGAATATGATCCTAATAATCCTGATTTGAAATTAAGTTATATTAAATCAGGAGCGAAATCGTCTGCAGAAGCAGAAGAGGCAGAGAAAAGAGCAATTGATTATACGAAGAGAAAAAGTATTAATTTTATTGGTATAAGTAAAGAAAAGAATCCAGAGAAAAAGAGACATATTTACGATATTGAAAACCTAACATTATCTCATTCATACAATGAAGTGAAGCATCACGATTTTGAGATAGAATCAATGTTAGAACAACAAGCACGTACATCGTTAGATTATACTTATTCATTTGAAACAAAAAGTATTGAACCGTTTAAAAAAGTAAGTTTTTTAAGTGGTAATTATTGGCAATTAATTAGAGATTTTAATTTCAATTTTATGCCAAGTAATATTTCATTTACAAGTAATGTAATGCGTCAGTATAATAGACAAGAGTTTAGATTACTTGATGTAGAAGGGATAGGTTTAGATCCATTGTACAGACGTAATTATTTCTTCAACTATAATTTTGGTTTCAATTTTGATTTGACAAAATCTTTACGTTTAACTTATATAGGAGGTAGTAATAATATTGTAAGAAATTATTATGATGTAACGACTGGTCAAATTGACAATGATAATAGAATCTGGGATGATTATTTTAATATTGGAGAACCTAATCAGTTTTCTCAACAGTTTACATTAAACTATGAGCTACCACTAAATAAGATTCCGTTTTTGTCTTTTATTAGATCAAACTATGCATATACAGGAAACTTTAATTGGCAACGTGCTTCAGACGCTTATTCAAATATTCAACTTGATGACAGCGATGTGTTTTACAGTATAGGGAATACAATTCAAAACTCAAGAACACAAAGGTTAAATACGACTTTAGGAATGGAAACATTATATCGTTATTTAGGTTTAGTAAAGAGTGGTCAACGTAAAAAAGCCACTCCTTCAAAAGCTAAAAAAGCAGCGATTGTTCCAGGACAAAAAGTAGTACAAGCAAAGGATAATACTAAAAAGAATGTAAATGATGAACCAGGAATAGGAACAGCAATAACAGATGCATTAATTGGAATAGTTACTTCTGTAAAAAACATTCAGATAAATTACTCTGAAAATAGCGGAACTATGTTACCTGGTTTTATGCCAAGTGTAGGGTTCTTTGGAACGTCAAAACCAAGCTTAGGATATGTTTTTGGTAGTCAGGCAGATATCAGATATGAGGCTGCAAAGAATGGATATTTGACTGAATTTCCTGAAATGAATCAACCGTATACTACAATTAGTAATAAAACATTAAACCTTACTGCATCAGTAAGTTTGTTGCCAGATTTAACAATTGATTTATTTGCAGAGCGTATGAAGTCTGATAATTACTCTGAGCAGTTTATTGTAGAAGATGGAGTTTATCACGGACAAGCACCATATAGTTATGGAAATTTTAGTATTTCAACAATTATGATGGGAACATCATTCTCTAAAAGTGATTTAATGCAGTCACCTACATTTGATCGTATGTTAGAGAATAGATTGACCGTTGCAAATCGATTAGCGGCAGAAAGAGATCCAAATGCAACAGCAGTAGATCAAGATGGTTTTCCTATAGGATATGGAAAAGGTAGTCAAGCAGTTCTTTTACCTGCATTTTTAGCAGCTTATACAGGAGGGAATGCAGATAAGGTTTCAACAAGTTTGTTTAGAGATATGCCTTTGCCTAACTGGAATATTAAATATACTGGTTTTATGAAGATGAAGTGGTTTAAAGATAATTTTAGACGTTTCTCCGTTCACCACGGTTATCGCGCTTCTTATACATTAGGATCGTATAGCTTCAATCACGAGTATTACAAAGATCCGAATGCGTTAAATCAGTATGGTAATTATCCATCTAAAAATGTAGTAAATAGTGCAACGTTATATGAGCAGTTTAATCCACTTGTTCGTTTTGATTTAGAAACAAAATCAGCCGTAAAAGTTTTGTTAGAAATGAGAAAAGATCGTATGTTGTCTTTAAGTTTTGACAACAATTTACTGACAGAAACAAGAGGGAATGATTTTGTACTTGGGTTAGGTTATCGTGTAAAAGATGTAGGATTTAATTCTATGTATGCAAATAATGGAGCTGGAGGAAGAATATCGAGTGATATTAATATCAAGGCAGACTTAACATTGACTAAGCGAGAAACAATTGTTCGCTATTTAGACTATAATAATAGTCAAATGGGAGGAGGACAAAATATGTGGTCATTAAGAGTAGCGGCAGATTATATGTTGAGTAAAAATTTAACAGCAATCTTTTTCTACGATCACTCATTCTCAAAAGCAGTAATCTCAACTATGTATCCTATAACAAATATTAGAGCAGGATTTACAATGAGATATAATTTCGGAAATTAA
- a CDS encoding VanZ family protein has translation MEIPNKDKIAHFTFYFVFSIVWFNYIVKSKPNYSKIKLTIYIFTIASATGGVVEILQYFFSPTRSAEWGDVFANCLGSLFGLLLCLTLITKKK, from the coding sequence ATGGAAATACCTAATAAGGATAAAATAGCACATTTTACCTTTTACTTTGTATTTTCCATAGTATGGTTTAATTATATTGTGAAAAGTAAGCCAAATTACTCGAAAATTAAGTTGACAATTTATATCTTTACTATAGCAAGTGCGACAGGGGGAGTTGTAGAAATATTACAGTATTTCTTTTCTCCAACAAGGAGTGCTGAATGGGGGGATGTATTTGCAAATTGTTTAGGAAGTTTATTTGGGTTGTTACTTTGTTTAACTCTTATCACTAAGAAGAAATAG
- the deoC gene encoding deoxyribose-phosphate aldolase, translating to MQDLREFMDSTYLKTATQAGLSEVDNSKVVAELIQEAIDEKFKLAMIRPDHVKLGRKMVDEANSKVAIGTVIDFPEGNRGLEAKLAEANQAVKDGVDELDYVVDYTAFKKGEVDKVKNEVAECTALGLNAGKLVKWIIETAALTDVEIVQLTALIKNVVMSKFSEKDYDKVFVKSSTGFYKTEGGKPNGATVPAIVLMLENAGPLPVKASGGIRDREAAIEMIKLGVKRLGTSSAKTIVEGSGTVDSY from the coding sequence ATGCAAGATTTAAGAGAGTTTATGGATTCTACTTATTTAAAAACTGCGACACAAGCTGGTTTAAGTGAAGTAGATAATAGTAAAGTAGTGGCTGAGTTGATTCAAGAAGCTATTGATGAGAAATTTAAATTAGCAATGATTAGACCAGACCACGTTAAGTTAGGTCGTAAAATGGTTGATGAGGCTAATTCAAAAGTAGCAATAGGTACTGTAATCGATTTTCCAGAAGGTAATCGTGGACTTGAAGCTAAATTAGCTGAAGCAAATCAAGCAGTGAAAGACGGTGTAGATGAATTAGACTATGTAGTTGACTATACAGCTTTCAAAAAAGGAGAAGTTGATAAAGTTAAGAATGAAGTAGCTGAATGTACTGCATTAGGACTTAACGCTGGTAAATTAGTAAAATGGATTATTGAAACAGCTGCCTTGACAGATGTAGAGATTGTACAATTAACAGCATTAATCAAAAATGTAGTAATGTCTAAGTTTTCAGAGAAAGACTATGACAAAGTATTCGTAAAATCATCTACAGGTTTTTATAAAACAGAAGGAGGAAAACCAAATGGAGCAACAGTTCCAGCGATTGTTTTAATGCTTGAAAATGCAGGACCACTACCAGTAAAAGCATCTGGAGGAATTCGCGATAGAGAAGCTGCAATTGAAATGATTAAGTTAGGTGTTAAAAGACTTGGTACATCATCGGCAAAAACTATTGTTGAGGGGTCAGGAACTGTAGATAGTTACTAA
- the gcvH gene encoding glycine cleavage system protein GcvH: MNLPANLKYTKDHEWVAIEGDVATIGITDFAQKELGDIVYVEVETLDQTLDRDEVFGTVEAVKTVSDLFLPLTGEIIEFNEGLETEPELVNTDAYGAGWMIKVKISDMSEVDSLLSDAQYKELIGA; the protein is encoded by the coding sequence ATGAATTTACCAGCTAATTTAAAGTACACAAAAGATCACGAGTGGGTAGCAATCGAAGGAGATGTAGCTACAATCGGAATTACTGATTTCGCTCAAAAAGAGTTAGGAGACATCGTTTATGTTGAAGTTGAGACATTAGACCAAACTTTAGACAGAGATGAAGTATTCGGAACTGTAGAAGCAGTAAAAACAGTTTCAGATTTGTTTTTACCATTGACAGGAGAGATTATCGAGTTCAATGAAGGATTAGAAACTGAGCCAGAGTTAGTAAATACTGACGCATACGGAGCAGGATGGATGATTAAGGTGAAAATTTCAGATATGAGTGAAGTAGACTCATTATTATCTGATGCACAATATAAAGAATTGATTGGAGCGTAA
- a CDS encoding heme-copper oxidase subunit III, protein MDITAQEQYEKKGKALKVMMLFGIGSIAMVFAGLTSAYVVSKSRPDWLTDFVLPSAFLYSTIAIFLSSITFHLGYKAIKRDDRNKTTTYLISTLILGLLFVFLQFKGFGEVISAGYFFTGSESTITTSFLYVIVIVHIAHLSGGLLALLYVIYNHFKQKYNSQQNIGIELCAWFWHFLDLLWIYLFLFFTFYK, encoded by the coding sequence ATGGATATTACAGCACAAGAGCAGTATGAAAAGAAGGGGAAAGCATTAAAAGTAATGATGCTTTTTGGAATTGGAAGTATAGCAATGGTATTCGCAGGATTGACAAGTGCGTACGTTGTTAGTAAGTCTCGTCCAGATTGGTTAACAGATTTTGTGTTGCCATCAGCCTTTTTATATAGTACAATAGCAATTTTTTTAAGTAGTATCACTTTTCACCTTGGATATAAGGCAATAAAGAGAGACGATAGAAATAAAACTACTACTTATCTAATTTCTACTTTGATATTAGGATTGTTATTCGTTTTTTTGCAGTTCAAAGGTTTTGGTGAAGTTATTTCCGCAGGATATTTCTTTACTGGAAGTGAAAGTACGATCACAACTTCGTTTTTATACGTAATTGTAATTGTACACATAGCCCATCTATCAGGTGGACTATTAGCATTATTGTATGTAATTTATAATCATTTTAAACAAAAGTATAATTCTCAGCAAAACATTGGAATTGAGTTATGTGCATGGTTTTGGCATTTCTTAGATTTGTTGTGGATTTATTTGTTTTTATTTTTTACATTCTATAAATAG
- the cyoE gene encoding heme o synthase, which translates to MKTALNLSSEKNISNSLLKEFKEMTKMGLAFSVVFSTIAGYLIAVPDLSSINFITLIALAVGGYCMVGASNVYNQIIEKELDAKMKRTMNRPIASGRVKPSSAFVLATVLTILGIGILYAINPKTAMFGAISIFLYTSIYTPLKTVTPLSVFVGAFPGAIPFMLGWVAATNNFGIEAGTLFMIQFFWQFPHFWAIGWFLYDDYKKGGFSMLPTGKKDTKTSVQIILYTIWLMIASVFPAFGMTGRLYLTPVSAVLVFIAGLWMLSAGVKLYKKRTDKAARSLMLVSVTYISLIQIIYVLDKFLR; encoded by the coding sequence ATGAAAACAGCTTTGAATTTATCTTCTGAAAAAAATATTTCTAATTCGTTATTGAAGGAATTTAAAGAAATGACAAAAATGGGGTTAGCCTTTAGTGTTGTCTTTTCTACAATAGCGGGTTATCTAATTGCAGTTCCTGATTTAAGCAGCATTAATTTTATAACACTTATTGCACTTGCGGTAGGTGGTTATTGTATGGTTGGTGCTTCCAATGTTTACAATCAAATAATTGAGAAGGAACTTGATGCAAAAATGAAGCGTACAATGAATCGTCCGATAGCTTCAGGACGAGTAAAACCTTCATCAGCATTTGTGTTAGCTACAGTGTTAACAATTTTAGGTATTGGTATTCTATATGCAATCAATCCTAAAACAGCTATGTTTGGCGCTATTTCAATCTTTTTATATACAAGTATTTATACACCGTTAAAGACTGTAACACCACTTTCTGTGTTTGTTGGAGCTTTTCCTGGTGCAATACCTTTTATGTTAGGTTGGGTTGCCGCTACGAATAACTTTGGAATAGAAGCAGGAACACTGTTTATGATTCAATTCTTTTGGCAATTCCCTCACTTTTGGGCAATCGGATGGTTTTTATATGACGATTATAAAAAAGGAGGTTTCTCAATGTTGCCAACAGGAAAAAAAGACACAAAGACATCTGTACAGATTATCTTGTATACAATATGGTTAATGATTGCGTCTGTTTTCCCAGCATTTGGTATGACAGGACGTTTGTACCTTACTCCAGTATCAGCAGTATTAGTTTTTATTGCAGGTTTATGGATGTTGTCAGCAGGAGTAAAATTGTACAAAAAGCGTACAGATAAAGCTGCGCGTTCACTAATGTTAGTAAGTGTTACATATATTTCGTTGATTCAAATAATATATGTTTTAGATAAATTTTTAAGATAA